A region of Paenibacillus sp. 37 DNA encodes the following proteins:
- a CDS encoding DUF4269 domain-containing protein — MSTTAEVMAHLASGNTRQQDAYYVLQSSGLLEILADYHPYPAGTVPIDIDIPGSDLDLLCYAEDLDVFEAEMYNRIGAVAEFQCVRGGDLPDQRPYVTCHLQVGHWPVEIFAQSVPVNRQNAYLHMIVEWRLLQLWGDAGHREIRRLKQAGWKTEPAFASVLGLQGDPYLDMLHLAEMKREDLWNWARSRTFF, encoded by the coding sequence TACACGTCAGCAGGACGCCTATTATGTGTTACAGAGTAGTGGATTGCTCGAAATATTAGCTGACTATCATCCGTATCCAGCAGGAACGGTACCAATTGATATTGATATTCCGGGCAGTGATCTGGATCTGCTGTGTTATGCAGAGGATCTGGATGTGTTTGAAGCCGAGATGTACAATCGAATCGGAGCCGTTGCTGAATTTCAATGTGTACGTGGTGGGGATCTTCCAGACCAACGTCCTTATGTGACTTGTCATTTGCAAGTGGGACATTGGCCTGTGGAGATTTTTGCCCAATCCGTGCCGGTTAATAGGCAGAATGCATACCTACATATGATTGTGGAGTGGAGATTGTTACAACTTTGGGGAGACGCGGGGCACCGTGAGATCCGCAGACTGAAACAGGCAGGGTGGAAGACGGAGCCTGCATTTGCTTCTGTACTTGGATTACAGGGAGATCCATATTTGGACATGTTGCATCTGGCAGAGATGAAACGTGAAGATCTCTGGAACTGGGCGCGTTCACGCACGTTTTTTTGA
- a CDS encoding sensor histidine kinase → MNLIRSLRFKFIVGLTLIMLPLFMLLYYNNVYAMKVVRDKVSLTNMNHLAKSVEQNERVLQETNRYLYSLGERDPDIISLFFLKYGSGDYIIAKQRIMNKFMTDIGFYNLIDSFFLYDAVNDDLLLATSGNYDVKKSVVQESMPVQMQQLEGDIQKPEWSIVRGGTWNALVKTVRINQQFYAGALVDMNALNHTQQFTESGDRGGAVIVGTDGGALSDSTLNTAQIQLAAAHLSGLKNPYQVISEVVNKGEARQYLMLGIASAMSEMNYIVLLPEEDMMRNLPFFQQIIRLLPIGAAVILVTALIFLRHLLFRPMNALIRGMRRVSRGDLDVKLDPPSSSELEFMTRSFNQMTSEIRHLKIDVYEEQLRTREAEFKQLQMQINPHFYLNSLNIIHSLASLQKHELVQQMAGHLADYFRFSLRAGKRVIRLDEELEHIRHYLEIQKLRFPSRFDFELDVEPNLGHYVIPPLTIQPFVENAIIHGFQRRTQAFVIRIVARLGEKSSGQIDGTVLQLMIVDNGVGFEEELLGRLQHGQYAEDPSGQHIGIWNVAHRLLVKYGDQASLQFGNEVDHGAKVIIDLPAQTEEEEGGAYAEPVDRG, encoded by the coding sequence ATGAACTTGATCCGTTCACTTCGTTTTAAATTTATCGTGGGTCTTACATTGATCATGCTGCCATTATTCATGCTGCTTTATTACAACAACGTCTACGCCATGAAAGTTGTACGTGACAAAGTATCCCTCACCAATATGAATCATCTCGCCAAGAGTGTGGAGCAGAATGAACGTGTATTACAGGAGACGAATCGGTATTTATATAGTCTGGGTGAGCGGGACCCGGATATTATCTCTCTGTTTTTTCTAAAATACGGTAGCGGTGATTATATCATTGCAAAGCAACGGATTATGAACAAATTCATGACAGATATCGGTTTTTATAATCTAATCGATTCTTTTTTTCTATACGATGCCGTGAATGATGATCTGCTGCTCGCGACTTCAGGCAATTATGATGTCAAAAAGTCGGTTGTGCAGGAGAGTATGCCAGTCCAGATGCAGCAATTGGAAGGGGATATCCAGAAGCCGGAATGGAGCATCGTGCGTGGCGGGACGTGGAATGCGTTGGTGAAAACGGTGCGAATCAACCAGCAGTTCTATGCAGGTGCACTTGTTGATATGAATGCACTGAATCATACACAACAATTCACTGAATCCGGAGATCGGGGAGGCGCAGTCATTGTTGGAACAGACGGTGGGGCACTATCGGATTCCACATTAAATACTGCACAGATTCAGCTGGCTGCAGCGCATCTCTCCGGCCTGAAGAATCCGTATCAGGTTATCTCTGAAGTTGTGAACAAGGGCGAAGCGCGTCAATATTTGATGCTGGGTATTGCCTCGGCCATGTCCGAGATGAATTATATCGTGCTGCTGCCTGAGGAAGACATGATGCGTAACCTCCCGTTTTTCCAGCAGATCATTCGTCTGCTTCCCATTGGTGCGGCAGTTATTCTGGTTACTGCACTGATCTTTTTGCGGCATCTGTTATTCCGCCCGATGAATGCGTTAATCCGAGGCATGAGAAGGGTGAGCCGTGGAGATCTCGATGTGAAGCTGGACCCGCCATCTTCCTCGGAACTTGAATTTATGACCCGAAGTTTCAATCAAATGACCAGTGAGATCAGGCATCTGAAGATTGATGTGTATGAGGAACAGCTGCGGACGCGGGAGGCAGAGTTCAAACAACTGCAGATGCAGATCAATCCTCACTTTTACCTGAATTCACTCAATATTATTCATAGTCTGGCTTCCTTGCAAAAGCATGAGTTGGTGCAGCAGATGGCTGGTCATCTGGCCGATTATTTTCGATTCAGTCTGCGTGCAGGCAAACGTGTTATTCGTCTGGATGAAGAGCTCGAGCACATTCGTCATTACTTAGAAATTCAAAAGCTGAGGTTTCCAAGCAGATTCGATTTTGAACTGGATGTCGAACCGAATCTGGGACATTATGTGATTCCGCCATTAACCATTCAGCCTTTTGTAGAGAATGCCATTATTCATGGATTTCAGCGCCGGACACAAGCCTTTGTCATTCGGATCGTGGCGCGCCTCGGTGAGAAGTCGTCCGGTCAGATCGATGGGACGGTGCTTCAACTGATGATTGTGGACAATGGTGTCGGATTTGAAGAGGAGTTGTTGGGGCGTCTGCAACATGGTCAATACGCTGAAGACCCGAGTGGACAGCATATCGGTATATGGAACGTGGCTCATCGGCTTTTAGTAAAGTATGGTGATCAGGCCAGTTTGCAGTTTGGCAATGAGGTGGATCATGGCGCCAAAGTCATCATTGATTTACCCGCTCAGACCGAAGAGGAAGAAGGGGGAGCCTA